Within the Arachis duranensis cultivar V14167 chromosome 10, aradu.V14167.gnm2.J7QH, whole genome shotgun sequence genome, the region CAGCTGAAATTTCGCAAGGCTCACTTCGAGCCGATCTATTGGATGATGAAACCAACACAGCAACATGATTAGCTGCGCTGGACACATTGGACAAAGAACGAGATATTTCCAACATCAGACAGCAATCCATGCAAATCACAATAAGgcaaaaatataacaagaaagtGCATTCGTGAGCATTATAAGAAGGAGACCTGGTACTCCAGAGAATTGAAGACATTCGAAAGCCACAAGGACATGGAAAGCTAGCTGCTAATTGGAAAGGCTCTTTCAGGGTAACAAAAGTACATGAAAGGGGAGCATACTCTCTACAAACATTAGCTGGAACAGACCTCCCCAATACATCGAACATATCATCGCTTCGTTTATACTATAAATGAAATCCTGTAAAAGACGGGGCAGAGCGGTACTCTTTTTCCTGGTCACGAGGTTTTCTCCCGCATAGTATTTTACTCGGATAGATTTTAACGAGGCCGATCACCCCATACCTTCAGCAATCAGAATGTTATTTGTCAATCATATActatcaataataaaattcCAATATTTGTCAAAAAATTCCTACTACcaacaacaaaataaacaaatattcaTTACTATTCACAAAATAAATCGACGTAAAAGTTTGGCCAATATTCAAACTACAAGATAGAACCGACATCAAAGATTGGCCGAAATTCAAACAAGTTCATATCAAAAGACCAACATACAAGGTCCGCATAAAATACACTATAAACAAATGAGTCACTAAGACTTCTTTTCAACAATAGCCATATTCTCGTCCTCAGGTTCTCTAGCTTCATCATCAACTAACTTTCCGTTTACGATGATCTTGGTCATGTCCAGATTGCAAACATTAAACTCAGGTAAAACAGTCACCACATAACTCACAGCTCAATCAAAGCCAGAAGCGAACATTTCCAGCACTTCATTTTCCAACTCATGAATTTGGAaagttgtaacaccctaccacacaaagcattatgcttaagtcataagacagaggtggtgaggtattacgacctctataagtaaaattatatatattaatagtgaaaaagatttttaactaggagcctttgaagagaAGGATAAAGCAAAAATTGTCAAATTGAAAAGTGTAACACTCCCGAATGCAATAACGtaagcgaaacaggataaaaGATAAGCTAACAcagatatatatacaaaagagtgccAAAATACAGATATCAAAGCTCAAGACCTGATTTGCGAAGATATCCGGCCCGAGCACATAAGTATATACAGTTGTTACAAGTAGAAAGCACAATTATAAGTATATCAATCAACAGTCATATTCATATACATACtcagccataaatcaatatttatCACAACCATCCGGCTCATAACATAATTCATAACCAgccaaaattcattaaaaattataGCCATTCGGTTCATGGCATATACAGCACTTCCACCATCATCCTTAATAACTCATGCAATCATTGTTACTTTTGATTCATCATTAATTTTCCCGTTACTTCATTCACAAGCTACCTTCCTTACAGCCTTAACTAAGCTTCATTACCCAAAAACTACCTATCATGCATTAAACAAGAGAAAACAGGGATCTAAACGTTGGAGGAATgtattaaaaaccaaaaatcatAGTTGCAGAAAAATAGGGGCTCGCGTGCGCAAGGAGCATGGCCCATAGCATATGCTTGTGTCACGTGCCCCTTCTCGCGTGCACACCCTGGCAAAATTGGACTTCTTGCATACGCATCACTGGTTCGTGTACGCGAGCTCCTCAACCCAAATTGATCGCTCGCGTCACGTGCCATGTGGTCGCGTGCACAACCAAGAAAATGCCACTCTTGCATACACGACACACACCCTGCGTACGTGAGACCTTGAGGCCATAACCACTGGTTGCGTCGCATGTGTCCCTCGCGTACGCATACATAGCAGAAGTTTTGAAAAGTTACTAAGTTCAGAATTTTCAATTTTGTACACCAAATTTTGATTGAGCATAACTTCTtcattttgaaatatttttccTCCGTTCTTCAAACGGCGTAAACATATTGGACCAAATTTTACTTCTAAAGAAGTTTGACACAAATCGGGGGTCCGGAGACCAAGTTATACTCCATCAAAGTTAGAccaaaatcacaattttcacAAAACTTGTAAACCTCCAATTTCAAACCATACAACTTCCAAATCCTTTTAAAACCAACCCAAACTTaccaattcaaaatcaaacattCTAAATCCACATAATCAACTTCCTCATTATATCCATATCCAACCAATTCTCCATTTTCATCAAGTTCCAACCCAATATTTTCTAATTTCACAACAATCAATATAACTCATTAAATATCCATATCAAATACCATATCAACTTCAAATTCATCAATCATTATACACAACCTAATCTATATCATGAACAATTCATATATTCATCAACAAGAGCACCAATTCATAATGTCCAAGGATATTAACCACGTGCATAACAATCAATTTTAAACCAAATCATCAACCTCAACAGTTCAAGTCCTATCctagggtcactagcctaagttttcacattacattatattttagatatgaaAAACCGAAACCACACCTTGGCCAATTTTCTGATCAAACTCGGAACACTCTCAATTCATTTATCCTCAAGCTTTCAAGGCCTCAACGCCTCACCAACAAATTTTCCAGCATATAGCTCTACTTCCAAGCTTTCCAAAACCTTAACCAAGCTccaatatacatatatacactaCCTATTCCATAATATCACATTTAAACATAGCAACTTAATACCCATATACAATAAATCAAGAATTTCACAAGGGTTGAGAATTCTTACCGCACTCAAGGATCAAAGAGGCAAGACTAAGCatttttctcaagctaattggatcttATATCATCAAAGAGCTGAAAATTTTAACACTTTTACCCCAtaatttcaaaatcaagggCTGAGAAAACTTGAAGAAAAACGTATCTTACCTCTTACACAACTTTGTGGGCGTTGTAGAACTTGATGCCGCGGCCGCGTGGCTGCAAACGGTGCagcaatcggagctccggatcaaaagttacaAGGATTTGAGGATCAAGTGAGGGTTGGAGAAATTGTGATATATTCTTCTCTTCCCCAATGTGTTGCAGAGTGTTTTGCTTATGTGGGGTAGAAGAGGGTGCTGAGCCCTTTTGTCTAATGAGGCTTGGCTAGGCCTTAGGTCCAATACAGGCCCATTTTGCTTGGTCCGGCCCGTTCGGCCCAGTTTTgggccaaattttttaaaattagtgtcgaaattctcgttttaattttctctatcatattaaaccatgaaaatcatgtttctaatttttttaatacattttaatttatgagttaattattcattaattaaccgggttttacagaaGTCATCCTTCCTTTCTCATTATCGAAATTCTTCATTTGACTTGTAGCAACCAAATTTGATCTTGCAACTTTgtcacttcttcttctctgttttttatttttgcagtAATATTAGCTATGACCTCATCTTTTTCCTTTAAGGTCTTCTCCAGATTTGCCAACCTCTCAGTAAGGGTCCTTTCCTCCACTCTAATGAGCTCCGTTGACCGACCTATACATAGCAGCCCCGAGGTAACCACCTGGAAAATACACAAGTTAGTCATGACCAAAGAAAGTACACATTAATAACTAAGAACGTTCTTAAGTACATACCTGCATATACCTCCCAACTGCCTCCTTATCCACCCTCTTCAATAGCCTAATATTGCCAGGGTGTTGAGTGCCCTTATCCGCTAACTCAATTATAGGGAATTACTCACTCAAAAGTGATTGAATGCTGAAACCATCAGAAAAACCATGaagtcttttttgtttttcaacaaTAGCTCCAACTTAGTACCCAcatccaactctttttctgaCAAGATCTCCAAAAACTTCTTAGAATTAGGCCTTTTTCTTTTAGGTGGTGGCGGAAGAGCACTGGATTGAGCCGCATCACCAGCATTCCCCTCAACACCCATAGCCACACTATCCTTGTCCCCTCTCTTCTTTTGAGTCAAAAACGACTTTAACCGCGATGAGGTAAACGTCGAAACATTTCCACCTAACATAAAATCACGCATCCAAACATCagaaaaccaaaaacaaaatatattaaaaacatcGCTTAGAGCTTTCTCGTCTGCCTCCATTttcaacattttaaaaatagacaaaCATTTACCAACCAAAaagcattaaattcaaaaattcaaaaatcagtTTTCTTCATCACTCCTCTCTACTACCTCAAGAATTTGCATAGGTTCTAGGCaccaaaataaaggaaaattttTCAACCAACTCATCATCCAAAAAAATGGATATTCAGTTTCAGAAGATCGAATTTTCACAAACATgaccttaaaatttttaaatgaagaTTTATacaacaaaaaatgaaattacTAGAAAAACTACTAGGATTAATCCAAGTACCCTTCCGAACATCTTTAGCTTGAAACTGTGAAAAGAAGACATTTAAAGAGGGAGAAAACTCAATAAATTCCATCAATTGTTCATAAGCTAGAAGAAAAGCCAACGAATTAGGGTGTAATTGTGACGGGGCACAGTTAAGTTGTGTCAGCACAGTACattcaaaatagaaaaatgaaaGTTTTAACTTTAGTTCTGTTAGAATAGGAAAGTATAAGGAAAAATAAGTCCAGTCCCTTCTCCTCTCACAAACTCTATCTTCTCCATTACACGAAAAAAACTCCAGTCTCCACACCAATATTAGTCCCATTTTTTACCCAACTATCACCACtaaatgagaaaagtgattttgTGTTATTAAACACAGACGCATGAGACTTCACATCCACATGTACTTAGTGATAAATATCATCTTTTACCACCACCACTTTTTCCCTAGCCATAGAACACAAAAAGAATAACAGAGACAAAAATAGAGAGGCAATAATCTTTCAAACTCATTTCTCTTCCTTCAAGTAAACCCAGCAGATAAAAACTATCCCTTTTCAACAAATACCAAGTAATAAAATAGCAAATAGAAGTTTTATTGCACGTTTTGCAAAATAAACTATTTCTAAAACTGTTCATTTTCTATTGGCCAACGTGATAATGACTCCCTCGAAAAATACCACATGAAATTAAATGCACTTTATTTTGTacattctcaaaaaaaaaaaaaaagaatcaaagcattctcaaaaaaaaaaaaaaaaaatccaagctTATCCACAAATAAATGAAACGACGTATGTTGAGTTTAGGAACTCATGCTGTATAATCAAACCAAAGTAAAAACAACATTCCGAGATATATGAATATAACATCATCTTTTAAAATCTCAACTTGCTAAAAAAACGACCTATTATATATAACAAGCCAAATTTGGGAGTTATGGTCCTCTCCCCTTATATCTTGGAACAATTCGAATATACTTCGaagattttttaaatatttttaacaaatcgGACTGAGCATATGGACCACTTCTGCGAAATTTGTATATAAACTCGGATACTAAATAATAAAGCAGTTACAAAAATTCCTATAAAAAGTAACTacaaaaaaatctataaaatataaaaaaagagatatcaaaaaaatacacaccaactctattattttctattttttaagatACATACTGATTTTAGcgtcaaaatatttttgtaaattttatgctccaattcaaattctaaaaaatatttattattatctaaaAAAGAGGTCGTTCGACGTTAGCAGACGAGTTATACCTAAAAAAAATCCTCTTTGACGGAACATAATGTAAAACGGGTTTGAATTGACTAATTACATTGCTTAACCCGTTAATTCTTAACTCACACTCGGATACacattgttattaaaaaaaatgtttggaggcaaaaagctaacaAATCCCAATACGTTTACGAGAAGAATGCGAAGCACTGGATCACCGCAcccttttcaaattttaatatagaatattaaaaaaaaggaaggtAACTATGCTGACGTGTTAATGTGGAGTGGATGAGGATAAGGTCAGGCCTTCGCCTTCCACATTAACatagcaagaaagaaaagaactcAAGTACAAGAAGAAACCCGGGATCATCCGTCCTTGGATACTTTATCCAATTTTCAGTTAAGATTAAGATTAAgagataaattattaaataataataacaattaacaatAAAGTGCAAAGCAAACCTAATTTAtactactaaaataaataatttaaaagaaaacgAAAGAGATAAAAAGAGAGCACTCAGCAACATAACACAACGTGGTTAAGTGGCAacccattctctctctctctgtttcCAACTAACGTTTTTGGTTTCTTCTTCGTTTCTGCATTTCGTATATCATATGATATCGGTGAATTTGGATAGTATAATTACAAAACTAACATGATGAACATTGAAGCATCATCAGCAGCGGTGCTGGATTCAAGAAAGGATGAACATCACGACGACGATGATGATAAGTGCTCATCTTCAACGACATCGTCGATCGGAAAGAACAGCGATGTGTCGTCAGAGAATGAAAGAATAGCAGAAAATGAGAATGAAGTTCAGAGTGCTTATAATGGCCCTTTCGATATGATGGACTCTCTTGAAGAGGTTCTCCCTATTAGGTAATCGTAACTGCCTCTGCTTTCTATTTTTTACCCTTCAGATATTGTTTCTTCGTCTTCTTTCTTTATGTTGTGTGTATTTGGCTttatccagatgatattattgagaaattttacaaaatatttacGGTTTCCTTAAATCTAGGGTTAAAATGATGAATCTTGTTTTGGCAGGAGGGGGATCTCAAAATTCTACAATGGAAAATCAAAGTCCTTCGCAAGCCTAGCAGACGCTGCTTCTTCTGCGTCCGTCAAAGACATAGCGAAAGCGGAAAATGCTTACAGCAGAAGGCGAAGGAACTTGATGGCTTTCAACCACGTTTGGGACAAGTTGAGACGCAACGGTGGTGGAATCTCCAAGAGAACAATGTCAATGAATTCAAGTAGAAGTGCTCTGGCTCTTGCCTTTGCCGTTAGTAGTTACGATAGTACTAGTAGTTTTACAAGCGAGGACTCAAGTTCAAATTCAAGGTCGCCTACGCCACCGCGGTCGCTTCCGCCACTCCATCGCCGCAATCGCCTGTCCGGTGCCAGCACAGGCCCTTCCTCTCCTCTGCAGCGGAGTCTTCCGGCCTGGCGGTCCTTCTCCGTGGC harbors:
- the LOC107470632 gene encoding protein OXIDATIVE STRESS 3 LIKE 1 — translated: MMNIEASSAAVLDSRKDEHHDDDDDKCSSSTTSSIGKNSDVSSENERIAENENEVQSAYNGPFDMMDSLEEVLPIRRGISKFYNGKSKSFASLADAASSASVKDIAKAENAYSRRRRNLMAFNHVWDKLRRNGGGISKRTMSMNSSRSALALAFAVSSYDSTSSFTSEDSSSNSRSPTPPRSLPPLHRRNRLSGASTGPSSPLQRSLPAWRSFSVADLHYCGTAATVNMPDSTALRNDAAHP